In Myxococcus stipitatus, the following are encoded in one genomic region:
- a CDS encoding alpha-ketoacid dehydrogenase subunit beta yields the protein MLFVDALTSALREEMERNPQVVLLGEDIGRNGGVFRVTLGLQARFGPERVVDTPVSEAGIVGAAVGLCLARMRPVCELQFDAFSYPALNQIITHVGRYRWRSRGTTPMPMVIRMPSGGGVRAPELHSDSPEAYYCHTPGLTVVTPSTPADAKGLLTAAMRSPDPVIFLEPKKLYRHLRGEVPDGEHVTPLGVVRTVREGEDVTLFAWGAMVEVATATADALAQKGVSAHICDVRTLSPLDEEGLLAAARATGRVVIIQEAPRTCGVASEIAALLAEHAMYDLKAPIQRVTGFDVPHPYFSIEHHHRPDPSRVLAAVHGTLEA from the coding sequence ATGCTCTTCGTGGATGCCCTCACCAGCGCGCTCCGGGAGGAGATGGAGCGCAATCCCCAGGTCGTCCTCCTGGGTGAGGACATCGGCCGCAATGGGGGCGTGTTCCGCGTCACGCTCGGGCTTCAGGCGCGCTTTGGCCCGGAGCGTGTCGTCGACACGCCTGTGTCCGAGGCGGGCATCGTGGGCGCGGCCGTGGGCCTGTGCCTCGCGCGCATGCGGCCCGTCTGTGAGCTCCAGTTCGACGCCTTCAGCTACCCGGCGCTCAATCAGATCATCACCCACGTGGGCCGCTATCGCTGGCGTTCGCGTGGGACGACTCCCATGCCCATGGTCATCCGGATGCCCAGCGGGGGAGGGGTGCGGGCCCCGGAGCTCCACTCGGATTCGCCCGAGGCGTACTACTGCCACACCCCCGGGCTCACCGTCGTCACGCCCTCGACGCCCGCCGACGCGAAGGGGTTGCTGACCGCGGCGATGCGCAGTCCGGACCCCGTCATCTTCCTCGAGCCGAAGAAGCTCTACCGCCACCTGCGCGGAGAGGTCCCCGATGGGGAGCACGTGACGCCGCTCGGAGTCGTTCGCACGGTGCGCGAGGGCGAGGACGTGACGCTCTTCGCCTGGGGCGCCATGGTGGAGGTCGCCACGGCCACCGCCGACGCGCTGGCGCAGAAGGGCGTCTCCGCTCACATCTGCGACGTGCGCACGCTGTCGCCGCTGGACGAGGAGGGCCTCCTGGCCGCTGCTCGCGCCACGGGCCGCGTCGTCATCATCCAGGAGGCGCCGCGCACCTGCGGCGTGGCCAGTGAGATCGCCGCGCTCCTCGCGGAGCACGCCATGTACGACCTCAAGGCGCCCATCCAACGAGTGACGGGGTTCGACGTGCCACACCCCTACTTCAGCATCGAGCACCACCACCGGCCCGACCCTTCGCGAGTGCTCGCGGCCGTCCACGGCACTTTGGAGGCCTGA
- a CDS encoding type I polyketide synthase — protein MKSASGSPSSEPVAIIGMSCRFPGGADSPQAFWRLLREGFDAMREVPADRWDAAAYLATDPTSRGKVRALRAGFLERVDAFDAGFWGISAREAISMDPQQRLLLEVAYEALEHAHLSVDSLAGSRTGVFVGIATDDYSCRTDPSDVYSGTGSLFSVAAGRISYLLDLRGPSLAVDTACSSSLVALHLACKSLQSGESELALVGGVNVITDPGKSIYFSGLGALSTDGRCKTFDASADGYGRGEGCGVFVLKRLADALEDGDRVLAVVRGSAVNQDGHSNGLTAPNGLAQEAVLKEALSRSGLKPGDVQYVEAHGTGTPLGDPIEIEALSAALCEWRSAKEPLLIGSVKTNIGHLEAAAGVAGLMKVVLSMRHGELPPHLHFTQPNPHVPWAQLPLKVPTELTPWTSRGPRIAGVSSFGISGTNAHVILEEAPRSKVEPSKEEGDGRPVLLPLSARSPEALTAFAEAHAELLGDPAATGTLREIAHTASVRRSHHPHRLAVVGSSRQDLVEALRASTRGEPHPGVIRRQANFEEEFPRVAFIFPGQGSQWLGMGRQLLREEPVFREAIEACERAMRPHVEWSLVEELGADEAHSHLAEIDVVQPVLFAMQVALAALWRSWGIEPDAVVGHSMGEVAAAQVAGALSLEDAARIICRRSRLLRRVSGQGAMAVVELGLEQAREVLSGYESRLSVGVSNSPRSTVISGDTLALEELLRHLEGRGIFCRRVKVDVASHSPQMDPLKEDLLLALEGVAPESALVPIYSTVTGETGDGSDFTASYWVRNLRDPVLFQGAIERLLDDGHAVFIEVSPHPVLLAPIQETLEEARRGGLALASLRRQADERRTLLESFAALYVHGHPVDWARLYPEGGRPVDLPSYPWQGERFWLDAPVATAAINRSPRTARDAGAGHPLLGGALSSSLQPRVHFWEQLLSTEAFPYLSDHRVQGEVVFPGAGYVEMALAAGAEVLGEAGLVLEGVSFREMLPLAPGTTRRVQLVLTEEGSGRASFQIASRTDDEATWRTHALGRLRLDEGRAHAHSLEPWTGMEESLSSDEHYRRMEALGLGYGPMFRGLRQVALSAGEVLGHVRLPSQVDAEPGMYWLHPALLDACLQASVVLMTTADSKDPFVPVGIERVRLFGRPGRDLQVRVKARSGEKPGDPERSFDVWVLDSDGKLLAELEGLHARRLDGGAVARDTLNGNVFTVAWRRTEVLPEALASGTWLVFADLGGFGEEVQSLLKARGGACVRVVAGSAYERVESELYRINPASPEDYRRVLRESFGEEGRCQGVVHLFSLDAAPLKATTSSTLALDLSRGAVSATYLAQALVRQGWRDVPRLVFVTRGARAVMDGDSVAPAQASLWGLGQTLATEHPELECTRIDLPTASDARDASLLLRELVAKGHEDQVALRDGRYVARFTRSDFEEGPALESTTPRMPAAGRPFRLELPEPGVLERLVLRETRRTPPGPGEVEIEVEASALNFIDVMKAMGIYPGLPPGPVSLGAECAGRIVALGEGVSGFSLGQEVVALAPSCFATHVKAPARFVAPKPTRLDFAQAATFPGVFMTAWYAVQHLGRARKGEKILIHSASGGTGLAALQIARALGLEVFATAGSEEKRTFLRSMGVEHVMDSRSLAFADEVMRITDGRGVDLVLNSLTGEALVKSLEVLAPYGRFLELGKRDIYDDFRLGLSPFRKSLSYSSIDLMGMSEARPELFASLFSEVMRHLEEGTFEPLPVQVFSATDAEEAFRHMAQAKHVGKLAIRMKDPEARVAPMEVERQGIRADSTYLITGGLGGLGLSVARWMVEQGARNLALVGRTAPSSRAEDVIRALEAVGARVHVSAADVSREEDVERLFVDLRTHLPPLRGIVHAAGLLDDHTALELSESHFRKVAAPKVHGAWNLHACSLREPLDFFVMYSSAAVLLGSPGQGNYAAANAFMDALAEHRCQLGLPAMSIQWGAFSEVGLAAAVDVRGDRLSYRGVGSLTPAEGAAALARLLERPRPVVGVLRFDARQWFEFYPRTASVPYFAELPRESEPPRSGSARSASLRQALESAPPAGRLDILEGQLREQLGRVLRIPAARIDRHAPFKSIGVDSLMSLELRNRIEASIGLKLSAALLFTYTHTASLAEHLLERLGLSSSPDVTAAPAEPPQVGELQRIEQELDQLSEDELAARLAEKLLLP, from the coding sequence ATGAAGTCCGCGTCCGGGAGTCCGTCCTCGGAGCCGGTGGCCATCATCGGAATGTCCTGCCGCTTCCCTGGCGGCGCGGACAGCCCCCAGGCCTTCTGGCGCCTGCTTCGCGAGGGCTTCGATGCCATGCGCGAGGTTCCGGCCGACCGGTGGGACGCGGCCGCGTATCTCGCCACTGACCCGACTTCTCGCGGGAAGGTGCGGGCGCTACGCGCCGGATTCCTGGAGCGAGTGGACGCGTTCGACGCGGGCTTCTGGGGCATCTCCGCGCGCGAGGCCATCAGCATGGACCCTCAGCAGCGGCTGCTGCTCGAGGTGGCCTATGAAGCGCTGGAGCATGCGCACCTGTCCGTCGACTCGCTCGCGGGGAGCCGGACCGGCGTCTTCGTGGGCATCGCCACCGACGACTACTCGTGCCGCACGGACCCGTCGGACGTCTATTCAGGCACGGGCTCGCTCTTCAGCGTCGCGGCGGGCCGCATCTCGTATCTGCTCGACCTGCGCGGTCCCAGCCTCGCCGTGGACACGGCCTGCTCGTCGTCCCTGGTCGCGCTGCACCTCGCCTGCAAGAGCCTCCAGTCTGGCGAGAGCGAGCTGGCGCTGGTGGGCGGCGTCAACGTCATCACGGACCCGGGCAAGAGCATCTACTTCTCGGGCCTGGGCGCGCTCTCCACGGATGGGAGGTGCAAGACCTTCGATGCGAGCGCGGACGGCTACGGGCGGGGTGAGGGCTGCGGCGTCTTCGTGCTCAAGCGCCTCGCGGACGCGCTCGAGGATGGAGACCGGGTGCTCGCCGTGGTTCGCGGCTCGGCCGTCAACCAGGACGGTCACAGCAACGGCCTCACGGCGCCCAACGGACTGGCCCAGGAGGCGGTGCTGAAGGAGGCCCTCTCCCGCTCGGGCTTGAAGCCAGGGGACGTGCAGTACGTCGAAGCTCACGGCACGGGGACTCCGCTCGGGGATCCGATAGAAATCGAGGCGCTCTCCGCGGCCTTGTGCGAGTGGCGCAGCGCGAAAGAGCCGCTCCTGATCGGTTCGGTGAAGACGAACATCGGGCACCTGGAGGCGGCGGCCGGCGTGGCCGGGTTGATGAAGGTCGTCCTCTCGATGCGGCACGGGGAGCTTCCTCCCCACCTGCACTTCACTCAGCCCAACCCGCATGTCCCCTGGGCGCAGCTCCCGTTGAAGGTGCCCACCGAGCTCACCCCGTGGACCTCTCGGGGTCCTCGCATCGCGGGCGTGAGCTCCTTTGGCATCAGCGGCACGAATGCCCACGTCATCCTCGAGGAAGCGCCTCGTTCGAAGGTCGAGCCCTCGAAAGAAGAGGGCGATGGGCGTCCAGTGCTCCTGCCGCTGTCGGCTCGGAGCCCTGAGGCGTTGACCGCCTTCGCCGAGGCCCACGCGGAGCTCCTGGGTGACCCGGCGGCCACGGGGACGCTCCGGGAGATTGCCCACACCGCGAGCGTTCGGCGCAGCCATCATCCACACCGCCTGGCGGTGGTGGGGAGTTCGCGGCAGGACCTGGTCGAGGCGCTGCGGGCGTCGACCCGCGGCGAGCCCCATCCAGGTGTCATCCGGCGGCAGGCGAACTTCGAGGAGGAGTTCCCTCGGGTCGCGTTCATCTTTCCGGGGCAGGGCTCACAGTGGCTCGGCATGGGGCGCCAGCTCCTGCGTGAGGAGCCCGTCTTCCGCGAGGCCATCGAGGCTTGTGAGCGCGCGATGCGTCCTCACGTCGAGTGGTCACTCGTGGAGGAGCTGGGCGCGGATGAGGCGCACTCGCACCTCGCGGAGATTGACGTCGTCCAGCCCGTGCTCTTCGCGATGCAAGTCGCGCTGGCCGCGCTGTGGCGCTCGTGGGGTATCGAGCCCGACGCGGTGGTGGGCCACAGCATGGGCGAGGTGGCCGCCGCACAGGTGGCGGGGGCGTTGAGCCTCGAGGACGCCGCACGCATCATCTGCCGACGCAGCCGGCTGCTGCGCCGCGTGAGCGGGCAGGGCGCCATGGCCGTCGTGGAGCTCGGTCTGGAGCAGGCCCGGGAGGTGCTCTCTGGATATGAGTCCCGTCTGTCCGTGGGCGTGAGCAACAGCCCGCGTTCAACCGTCATCTCGGGTGACACGTTGGCGTTGGAGGAGCTGCTGCGCCACCTGGAGGGCAGGGGCATCTTCTGCCGCCGCGTGAAGGTGGACGTCGCCTCCCACAGTCCGCAAATGGACCCGCTGAAGGAGGACCTCCTGCTCGCCCTGGAGGGGGTTGCTCCCGAGAGTGCGCTGGTCCCCATCTACTCCACCGTGACGGGGGAGACCGGTGACGGGAGCGACTTCACCGCGTCCTACTGGGTCCGCAACCTGCGCGACCCGGTGCTGTTCCAAGGCGCCATCGAGCGGCTCCTGGACGATGGCCACGCGGTGTTCATCGAGGTGAGCCCGCATCCTGTCCTCCTCGCGCCCATCCAGGAGACGCTGGAGGAGGCGAGGCGCGGTGGACTCGCGCTGGCGTCGCTGCGGCGCCAGGCCGACGAGCGGCGGACCCTCCTGGAGTCGTTCGCGGCGCTGTACGTCCACGGCCATCCCGTCGACTGGGCGCGGCTGTATCCGGAAGGAGGCCGGCCCGTCGATCTGCCCTCGTATCCGTGGCAGGGCGAGCGATTCTGGCTCGACGCCCCTGTCGCCACGGCGGCGATCAACCGGTCTCCTCGAACGGCCCGTGATGCGGGGGCGGGGCATCCGCTGCTGGGGGGAGCGCTCTCCTCGTCGTTGCAGCCTCGGGTGCATTTCTGGGAGCAGCTCCTGAGCACGGAGGCGTTCCCCTATCTCTCCGACCATCGCGTGCAAGGTGAGGTCGTCTTCCCGGGCGCGGGGTACGTCGAGATGGCCCTCGCCGCGGGGGCCGAGGTGCTCGGCGAGGCGGGCCTGGTCCTCGAAGGCGTGAGCTTCCGGGAGATGCTGCCACTGGCTCCGGGGACGACGCGGCGTGTGCAGCTCGTGCTGACGGAAGAAGGTTCGGGCCGGGCGTCGTTCCAGATTGCGAGTCGGACGGACGACGAGGCCACGTGGCGGACGCATGCGCTGGGGCGGCTGCGCCTCGACGAGGGCCGCGCGCACGCCCACTCGTTGGAGCCCTGGACGGGCATGGAGGAGTCGCTCTCTTCCGACGAACACTACCGGCGCATGGAGGCGCTGGGCCTGGGGTATGGCCCGATGTTCCGAGGACTCCGGCAGGTTGCATTGAGCGCCGGTGAAGTGTTGGGGCATGTGCGGTTGCCCTCGCAGGTGGACGCCGAGCCTGGGATGTACTGGCTCCATCCCGCGCTCCTGGATGCCTGCCTCCAGGCCTCCGTGGTGCTGATGACCACCGCGGACTCCAAGGACCCCTTTGTCCCCGTGGGCATCGAGCGTGTGCGGTTGTTCGGACGGCCGGGGCGCGACCTCCAGGTTCGCGTGAAGGCTCGCTCGGGCGAGAAGCCGGGCGACCCGGAGCGGTCCTTCGACGTCTGGGTCCTCGACTCGGACGGAAAGCTCCTGGCGGAGCTGGAGGGGCTGCACGCGCGCCGGCTGGATGGGGGGGCTGTCGCGCGGGACACGTTGAACGGAAATGTCTTCACCGTTGCCTGGCGGCGGACGGAGGTGTTGCCCGAGGCGCTCGCGAGTGGCACCTGGCTCGTGTTCGCGGATCTCGGCGGATTCGGCGAAGAGGTCCAGTCGCTGCTGAAGGCCCGTGGCGGAGCGTGCGTGCGAGTCGTCGCGGGCAGCGCCTACGAGCGAGTCGAGTCGGAGCTCTATCGCATCAACCCTGCCTCACCGGAGGACTACCGGCGCGTCCTGCGCGAGTCCTTCGGCGAGGAGGGGCGGTGCCAAGGGGTCGTCCATCTCTTCAGCCTCGATGCGGCGCCTCTCAAGGCGACGACCTCGTCGACGCTGGCCCTTGACCTCTCGCGTGGAGCCGTCAGCGCCACATACCTGGCGCAGGCGCTCGTGCGGCAGGGGTGGCGGGATGTGCCTCGGCTGGTCTTCGTCACTCGCGGCGCCCGGGCGGTGATGGACGGGGATTCAGTGGCACCGGCTCAGGCTTCGCTCTGGGGATTGGGGCAGACCCTCGCGACGGAGCACCCCGAACTGGAGTGCACACGGATCGACCTGCCCACCGCTTCGGATGCCCGCGATGCGTCGCTGCTGCTGCGCGAGCTTGTGGCCAAGGGACATGAGGACCAGGTGGCGCTGCGTGATGGCCGCTACGTGGCCCGCTTCACCCGGAGCGACTTCGAGGAGGGCCCCGCGCTCGAGAGCACCACGCCGCGGATGCCCGCGGCAGGCCGTCCATTCCGTCTCGAGCTTCCGGAGCCGGGGGTTCTCGAACGTCTGGTGCTTCGCGAAACGCGTCGAACCCCGCCCGGACCCGGCGAGGTGGAGATCGAGGTCGAGGCCTCCGCGCTCAACTTCATCGACGTGATGAAGGCCATGGGCATCTACCCTGGCTTGCCTCCGGGGCCTGTCTCCTTGGGCGCCGAGTGCGCGGGCCGGATTGTCGCGCTCGGGGAAGGTGTCTCGGGGTTCTCGTTGGGGCAAGAGGTGGTCGCGCTCGCGCCCTCGTGTTTCGCCACGCATGTGAAGGCGCCCGCTCGCTTCGTGGCACCCAAGCCCACGCGGCTCGACTTCGCGCAGGCGGCCACCTTCCCCGGTGTGTTCATGACCGCGTGGTACGCGGTGCAGCATCTGGGAAGGGCTCGCAAGGGTGAGAAGATCCTCATCCACTCCGCATCGGGTGGAACGGGGCTCGCGGCGCTTCAGATTGCCCGTGCGCTCGGGCTCGAGGTCTTCGCGACCGCGGGCAGCGAGGAGAAGCGCACCTTCCTCCGTTCGATGGGCGTCGAGCACGTCATGGACTCGCGCTCGCTCGCGTTCGCGGACGAGGTCATGCGCATCACGGACGGGCGCGGTGTCGACCTGGTCCTCAACTCGCTCACGGGTGAGGCGCTCGTGAAGAGCCTGGAGGTCCTGGCCCCCTACGGCCGGTTCCTCGAGCTGGGCAAGCGCGACATCTACGACGACTTCCGGCTGGGGCTGTCGCCGTTCCGCAAGAGCCTCTCCTACAGCTCCATCGACCTGATGGGCATGTCCGAGGCTCGGCCTGAGCTGTTCGCCTCCTTGTTCTCGGAGGTCATGCGACATCTGGAGGAGGGGACCTTCGAGCCGTTGCCCGTGCAGGTCTTCTCCGCCACGGATGCGGAAGAGGCCTTCCGCCACATGGCGCAGGCGAAGCACGTCGGGAAGCTCGCCATCCGGATGAAGGACCCGGAGGCGCGCGTCGCCCCCATGGAGGTGGAGCGCCAGGGGATTCGCGCGGACTCCACCTACCTCATCACCGGTGGGTTGGGTGGTCTCGGGTTGTCGGTGGCTCGCTGGATGGTGGAGCAGGGGGCTCGCAACCTCGCGCTCGTGGGGCGCACGGCTCCATCCTCGCGAGCCGAGGACGTGATTCGAGCGCTGGAGGCCGTGGGTGCCCGGGTCCATGTCTCCGCGGCCGACGTCTCCCGCGAGGAGGACGTGGAGCGCCTGTTCGTGGACCTGCGGACGCACCTGCCGCCGCTGCGCGGCATCGTGCATGCGGCGGGACTCCTCGATGACCACACGGCGCTGGAGCTCTCGGAGTCACACTTCCGCAAGGTCGCGGCTCCCAAGGTGCACGGTGCCTGGAACCTGCACGCGTGCTCGTTGCGCGAGCCCCTCGACTTCTTCGTCATGTACTCGTCCGCCGCGGTGCTGCTCGGGTCGCCGGGGCAAGGGAACTACGCGGCCGCGAATGCCTTCATGGATGCGCTCGCGGAACATCGGTGCCAGCTGGGCCTGCCCGCGATGAGCATCCAGTGGGGCGCCTTCTCCGAGGTGGGCCTCGCGGCGGCCGTCGATGTCCGTGGCGACCGCCTCTCCTACCGTGGCGTCGGGAGCCTCACACCAGCGGAGGGCGCCGCCGCGCTGGCGCGTTTGCTCGAGCGTCCTCGCCCGGTGGTGGGCGTGCTGCGCTTCGACGCGAGGCAGTGGTTCGAGTTCTATCCGCGCACCGCCAGCGTCCCGTACTTCGCGGAACTGCCTCGGGAGTCCGAGCCCCCTCGGTCTGGTTCGGCGCGGAGTGCGTCGTTGCGGCAGGCGCTGGAGTCAGCTCCACCGGCCGGGCGGCTCGACATCCTCGAGGGACAGCTTCGCGAGCAGCTCGGGAGGGTGCTTCGTATTCCCGCCGCGCGCATCGACCGGCATGCCCCGTTCAAGAGCATCGGCGTCGACTCGCTGATGAGCCTGGAGCTGCGCAACCGCATCGAGGCGAGCATCGGCCTCAAGCTCTCGGCGGCGCTCCTCTTCACGTACACCCACACGGCCTCGCTGGCCGAACACCTGCTCGAACGCTTGGGGTTGTCCTCCTCGCCGGACGTCACGGCGGCTCCCGCCGAGCCTCCCCAGGTCGGTGAGCTGCAACGCATCGAGCAGGAACTGGATCAGCTCTCCGAGGACGAACTGGCCGCTCGTCTCGCCGAGAAGCTGCTCCTCCCATGA
- a CDS encoding 2-oxo acid dehydrogenase subunit E2, protein MGLVYVLPDLGEGVAEAEIVRWFITEGERIEEDAPMLEVMTAKATVMVPAPGKGVALRLLAGLREKVSVGTPLIVIGEPGEDSEAILRASAAPVASAHSRPEPAAPAAVAPSRRPLQALPRVRKLAEQLGVALESLHKEGTITEDDVRAAASSKVGAAPARRSGAGHTEQRLPQEGVRSRIPLSGLRRVASAHLTRAQAVPSVAVMEEASFDTLLMLQQLLGVGYLPFLIQAVVAALREVPEANALFDEATEEVVLYDRVDMAIAVHTDEGLAVPVISDCARLSLHALEARVQELGNMARARTLNPAESTGGTFTITCPGDQGSLLATPLLNVPQVAILGLHRPTRRPLVVDGELRVGTAAHVTVTVDHRVIDGITACRFIRAVTGFLSQPLQAFADGVFHADSTVPSTPPEVTAIFPPLQSYADGTFRMDSSTQRGPSNPMTTVRTGGANVLAGDAGGLARELLALDARRRKQRLEAFIEAEITQRMGGKKKPLERGRTWRDLGMDSLIAVGLRDALALGLGRGLPATLLFNRPTLASLSEYLLALLESAPREEAATLEAPVAFLLRLKGLPEREAVAMLSERIATMGDS, encoded by the coding sequence ATGGGACTCGTCTACGTACTTCCCGACCTGGGCGAAGGTGTCGCCGAGGCGGAGATTGTCCGCTGGTTCATCACGGAGGGGGAGCGCATCGAAGAGGACGCGCCCATGCTCGAGGTGATGACGGCGAAGGCGACCGTGATGGTTCCCGCCCCCGGCAAGGGCGTGGCGCTTCGGTTGCTCGCGGGCTTGAGGGAGAAGGTCTCCGTTGGCACGCCGCTCATCGTCATCGGCGAGCCGGGCGAGGACTCCGAGGCCATCCTGCGCGCGTCCGCCGCGCCGGTCGCCTCGGCGCACTCGCGCCCGGAGCCCGCCGCGCCCGCCGCCGTGGCTCCTTCGCGAAGGCCGCTGCAAGCGCTGCCGCGCGTTCGCAAGCTCGCCGAACAGCTCGGCGTGGCGCTCGAGTCCCTCCACAAGGAGGGCACCATCACGGAGGACGATGTCCGCGCGGCCGCATCGTCAAAGGTGGGCGCGGCGCCAGCTCGGAGGAGTGGGGCCGGACACACCGAGCAGCGCCTGCCCCAAGAGGGTGTCCGCTCGCGCATTCCGCTGAGTGGCCTGCGCCGCGTGGCCTCCGCGCACCTCACCCGGGCCCAGGCGGTGCCGTCGGTGGCGGTGATGGAGGAGGCCTCGTTCGACACGCTGCTCATGCTCCAGCAGTTGCTGGGAGTCGGCTACCTGCCGTTCCTCATCCAGGCGGTCGTCGCCGCGCTCCGCGAGGTGCCCGAGGCCAACGCGCTCTTCGATGAAGCCACCGAGGAGGTCGTCCTCTACGACCGCGTCGACATGGCCATCGCGGTCCACACCGACGAGGGCCTGGCCGTGCCCGTCATCAGCGACTGTGCCCGGCTGTCCCTCCATGCGCTCGAAGCCCGTGTGCAGGAGCTTGGGAACATGGCTCGGGCCCGGACGCTGAACCCGGCGGAGAGCACGGGGGGCACGTTCACCATCACCTGCCCGGGGGACCAGGGCTCGCTGCTCGCCACGCCGCTGCTCAACGTGCCCCAGGTGGCCATCCTGGGACTCCACCGTCCGACGCGGCGGCCACTCGTCGTTGACGGTGAGCTGCGTGTGGGCACCGCGGCCCACGTCACCGTGACGGTCGACCATCGGGTCATCGATGGAATCACCGCGTGCCGCTTCATCCGCGCGGTGACGGGCTTCCTCTCCCAGCCCCTCCAGGCCTTCGCGGACGGCGTCTTCCACGCGGACAGCACCGTGCCCTCCACGCCGCCCGAAGTGACCGCCATCTTCCCTCCGCTCCAGTCGTACGCGGACGGCACGTTCCGCATGGACTCCTCCACACAACGAGGGCCTTCGAACCCGATGACCACGGTTCGGACCGGTGGCGCGAACGTGCTCGCCGGGGACGCGGGGGGGCTCGCGCGCGAGTTGCTGGCCCTGGATGCACGGCGGCGCAAGCAGCGGCTCGAGGCGTTCATCGAGGCGGAGATCACCCAGCGCATGGGAGGGAAGAAGAAGCCCCTGGAGCGCGGGCGGACGTGGCGTGACCTGGGGATGGACTCGCTCATCGCGGTGGGGCTGCGCGATGCGCTGGCGCTTGGACTGGGCCGTGGTCTCCCCGCGACACTCCTCTTCAATCGTCCCACGCTCGCGTCGCTCAGCGAGTACCTCCTGGCGCTGCTCGAGTCCGCCCCTCGCGAGGAGGCCGCGACGCTCGAGGCGCCCGTTGCGTTCCTCCTGCGGTTGAAGGGGCTCCCAGAGAGAGAGGCCGTGGCGATGCTCAGTGAGCGCATCGCCACGATGGGGGACTCATGA
- a CDS encoding thioesterase II family protein — protein sequence MFSGQRKPAARLQLICFHHAGGGASMFRRWADELPEEIAVSAVQLPGREFRLREPCFTRMEPLVHELVKQLTPRLDLPFAFFGHSMGALVAFELARELRRRGEREPFYLGVSGRIAPQLRSRFRPAAELTDAQLLERVRELGGLPEQVAKEPELLELVLPIIRADYAVIDNYTCAPEPPLSCAISAFWGRGDILATEEQVFAWKQHTHHQFTIRDFPGDHFFVNTVRQDVQRALRADLKHVLGEQPRLEPVG from the coding sequence ATGTTCAGCGGACAGCGGAAGCCAGCAGCCCGACTGCAACTCATCTGCTTCCACCATGCGGGCGGCGGCGCCTCGATGTTCCGCAGGTGGGCGGACGAGCTGCCCGAGGAGATTGCCGTCAGCGCGGTCCAGCTCCCCGGGCGGGAATTCCGGCTGAGGGAGCCGTGCTTCACGCGGATGGAGCCGCTGGTTCACGAACTTGTGAAGCAGCTCACACCGCGGCTCGATCTCCCCTTCGCCTTCTTCGGACACAGCATGGGGGCGCTGGTCGCCTTCGAGCTGGCCCGGGAGCTGCGCCGGCGAGGCGAGCGCGAGCCGTTCTATCTCGGAGTCTCGGGGCGGATTGCCCCGCAGCTGCGCTCACGCTTCCGTCCCGCGGCGGAGCTCACGGATGCGCAGTTGCTTGAGCGGGTCCGCGAGCTCGGAGGCCTGCCCGAACAAGTGGCGAAGGAGCCGGAGCTGTTGGAGCTGGTCTTGCCGATCATCCGCGCGGACTACGCCGTCATCGACAACTACACCTGCGCGCCCGAGCCGCCGCTGTCGTGCGCCATCTCCGCGTTCTGGGGACGCGGCGACATCCTGGCCACCGAAGAGCAGGTCTTCGCCTGGAAGCAACACACCCACCACCAGTTCACCATCCGCGACTTCCCGGGCGACCACTTCTTCGTGAACACCGTGAGGCAGGACGTGCAGCGGGCGCTGCGCGCGGATTTGAAGCACGTGCTGGGCGAGCAACCCCGGCTCGAACCGGTCGGGTGA
- a CDS encoding thiamine pyrophosphate-dependent enzyme, whose protein sequence is MLYLRVFDERALIYHRHGRIGTWAISWGHEAIQVGAMFALRDHDWAFPSYRENKIGLMRGMSPADVLAGCRGHPQGWWNPNIWRMGSISIPVGSQVPHAVGFAWGERLQGRDTVALVFFGDGATSEGEFHEGANLAGVLNAPAVLLCSNNQWAISTPLHHQTRASSLADKAVGYGIPGVRVDGDDVAAVYLAVSAAVERARSGGGPTFIECVTYRMQAHAFPDDPSVYRDDADAEAARRDECLVRYERYLQRLNLLTPEMASRFREEWMTRMAAAITEAEALPAPDPSLVFDHTYERKTPAMERDLARLKALQAPGAEGKTPGRTP, encoded by the coding sequence ATGCTCTACCTGCGTGTCTTCGACGAACGGGCGCTCATCTATCACCGGCATGGTCGCATTGGCACCTGGGCCATTTCATGGGGACACGAAGCCATCCAGGTTGGCGCAATGTTTGCGCTTCGTGACCATGATTGGGCATTTCCTTCGTACCGGGAGAACAAGATAGGCCTCATGCGGGGCATGTCTCCGGCGGATGTGCTTGCAGGCTGCCGAGGCCACCCACAAGGTTGGTGGAATCCAAACATCTGGCGGATGGGTTCCATCAGTATTCCCGTGGGCTCTCAGGTTCCCCACGCTGTTGGCTTTGCATGGGGAGAGCGTCTCCAAGGGCGCGACACGGTCGCACTGGTCTTCTTTGGAGACGGGGCGACCTCGGAGGGTGAGTTTCACGAAGGAGCCAACCTGGCGGGTGTGCTCAATGCTCCCGCCGTCCTGCTGTGCTCCAACAACCAATGGGCCATCAGCACGCCGCTCCACCACCAGACCCGCGCCAGTTCGCTCGCGGACAAGGCGGTGGGCTACGGCATCCCAGGGGTTCGCGTGGACGGCGACGACGTGGCCGCCGTCTATCTCGCGGTCTCCGCGGCCGTGGAGCGGGCGCGCTCGGGAGGTGGGCCCACCTTCATCGAGTGCGTCACCTACCGCATGCAGGCGCACGCCTTCCCTGATGACCCCAGCGTCTACCGGGATGACGCCGACGCCGAGGCCGCGCGCCGCGACGAGTGCCTCGTCCGCTACGAGCGCTACCTCCAGCGGCTCAACCTGCTCACGCCCGAGATGGCCAGCCGGTTCCGCGAGGAGTGGATGACCCGGATGGCGGCGGCCATCACCGAGGCGGAGGCGCTCCCCGCGCCCGACCCCAGCCTCGTCTTCGACCACACCTACGAACGGAAGACCCCGGCCATGGAGCGGGACCTGGCGCGACTCAAGGCGCTCCAAGCCCCTGGGGCCGAGGGGAAGACCCCCGGGAGGACCCCGTGA